The Aneurinibacillus migulanus genome contains the following window.
TGGCTACCTCAACCGTATTGGCACCTGATGCTTTCATTACGCTAATTCCCAGACTTGGCTGGTTATTTACCGTTGCTATCTGAGTAACTTTCTTATAACCGTCCGTTACCGTTAGCAGATCCGCCAATTGAATGGTTCCTCCCTGTGGTAACGTAATCGGTGTAGCACCAATATCTTGTGGGTTATCAAATTCTCCTGTGACTTTAATACTAACGTTGCGATCGCCTTCTGTTACGCTTCCCGCCGTACCGGACAGGTTACGCGCGCTTAGGCTTTGCGTAATCTGCTCAACAGTCAATCCGTATGTATTAAGCGCATTCGGATTAATCGTTAACTGAATCTCGCGTGTTTTCCCTCCGGTAATCCCTACAGAGGCAACGCCATCCACCCGTTCGATACGGGACTTTATCAAATCTTTCGCAACCTTATTCAGTTCAACGACATCCATCGGTCCTGACAGTGCTAGCTCTATAATCGGCGTACTGTTCGGGTCTGCCTTTACTACCCGCGGCGAACCTGCACTTTTAGGCAACGATCCACGTATAAGGTCCACTTTTTCACGCATATCCAGCGTGGCTTGATCCATGTCAGTACCCCAGTTAAATTCGGCGATAACCTGGGACGCACCGTTAATGGAAACCGAGCGAATCTTCTTAAGATTGCTAACTGTTCCGATGGCTCCTTCCATCGGTTTGGAGATAAGATTCTCCACCTCCTCTGGTGTCGCCCCTTCATAACTGGTTGCGACCATTGCTATAGGTATGTTCATCTCCGGATACAAATCTACCTTCAACTTCGGCAGCGAAATAATGCCGAACAGGACTACTGCCACGATCAGCATTACAATGGTAATCGGCTTTTTTACCGACCATTCAGCTACTTTCACCCTGATATCTCCCCTTCTTCTCCTGTATCTTTGCCATGTTCTAGCACTTTAGATTCTACGATAAATCACAGAAAATAGTTTCACTTTACGCACAAAACAGTATATTTTTCCGTGAATCCATGTTCATTTTAAACGATCTACGCAAAAAATTAAACAATAAATTTAGGACATTACGCATCCAACAAAAAACCTCAAAAGGTTTACCTTTTGAGGTTTTTCGCATATCCATGCAAAGCCCTGATTTTACTGAAAACACTCTCCACGTTCTGCATAAAATTCTGCACATCTCGCATCGATTCAGCGATTTGATGCGCCATAATTTTGCGCTGAACCGGTTTTGGTTGCTTACTTTTTTCCCATTCCTGTACGATTAAGTCATAATTGCGCTGTCGGGCCAGGCTTCTTACTTTCTGACGCTGTGAGTTTGCCCACGTCATAAACTCCGGATTCTGCCTCGCAAACCGTTTCAATTCTTTTTTAGTCACCGCTTCACCTTCTTTGCTTGCGTGCTTCTCCTATATCGTACGCAGCGGCCGGGCAGGGAGGAAGAGGGACAAACGCCCATTCATGCGCTTACACGGAAAGGCTGCGTTCCGCAGTTTCCAGCTGTTTCTGGAGCATTTCGATATCACGCTCAATCTCTTGAATATCCTGCTCCAACATCTCCTGGAGACGCCGTTTCTCCTTTAGCAGCTTGCGCATCTGTTCAAGCCTTTCTTTCATGTCAAACACACCCAGGTACATAGCTATCCCTCCACTTCTTCATTCAAACCTTTATATGTATATGCATATAAAGGAAGTCATAGAAGCCCATTTTAAAAATGGGGAGGTGTGCTATAATTTTTCTCGTTACCTATTGCATTTCCACCATTAATTTAAGATGTGCAAATAGCCTCACGCTCCGCTTTTTTCAAGCTTTTGAAAACAAGATTGTACGAACGATCCACCATGCCGATTACCTCTTCTACCGGCACAGTTCCGTCCAGCTCCACCGTATTCCAATGCCGCTTGTTCAAATGATAGCCAGGTTTTATCGCGGCGTATTGTTCACGCAACACTTCATTTACATCGGGTTCGCATTTCAGGCTAATGTGCAACGTACCATCTCGTTGGGACAGCAGCGCAAACATCTTGTCCCCAACCTTCATCACTGCCACATCGTCCCTGAACGGAAACGTTTCCACTGCCCCTTGTTTGCCTAGACAATACGCTCGAATCTCTCCATATTCCATTGCCCTGCACCTCGATTTTTACAATGATACTATAAGTTTCGACCGACAAAATAAAAAAACCTGCCGACTTTTTTATAAGCTCATCATCCCCCTCATTATTTCCTAATCGGTAAAACAATCTCGACTGTCGTCCCTTTTCCTACTTCGCTACTAAAATGAATGGACCCGTGATGCTCTTTAATGATTTTAAAACACACCATTAATCCTAACCCGGTTCCTTTTTCTTTTAGGCTGTAGAATGGTTCTCCAAGTTTGGAAATACGCTCCGCTTCGATTCCACACCCTTGATCATGCACGAGAATACGAATAGATTCATCTCCTGAACGCTTTACTTCGATTACGATTTCTCCCCCATCCGGCATCGCCTCAATCGCATTTTTAATCAGATTTACAAACACCTGTTTCAGAAGATTCTCCTCACACATTACAATAGGCAAGTCCCGTTCAAATTTCATTTTGAGCTCAATGCCGAACAAATTCGCCTGCGCTACCAGCAACACGGTTACATTTTCCATTAACACGTCCACTTTTAGCGGCTTCAATTCATAGGCCTGTGGTTTCGCCAGAAGCAAAAACTCGTTCGTAATCAATTCAATCCGCTCCAGCTCGGACTCCATAAGAGTAAAGTACGTATCATCCCGGTGTCCCTCCCGCATGAACTGAACAAATCCTTTCAATGTGGTTAACGGATTGCGAATTTCATGAGCTACTCCAGCTGCTAGCTCTCCTACCGCTAAGAGCTTCTCTGTAAAGCGCAGGCGCTCTTCTGCTTGTTTTCGCTCCGTCACATCACGAGCAATCACAACAAAGTTGGTCACTTCCTTCTCTTCATTGAGCACAGGCATCGTGGTCGCTTCAAGTGTCAACCAATATCCTTCAGCATGGCGTACCCGGTATTCCAGAGTAAAAGGCTCCCTTGTGGCAATAAGCTTCTTTACTTGTCCTACTATGCTTTTCACATCATCCGGATGAAAGATCTCCGTTTTCAACTGCCCCTGCAAATATTCGCTATCATATCCAAGACAGGCGTTATGTGAAGGAGAAACATAAGTTACCTTTCCGCTTTTATCCCATAAGGCAATTAAGTCTAATGTATTTTCCGTAATCAGCCTATACTTCGCTTCACTTGCTTTCAATTCCTTTTGAGCAGCTTTTTTGTCCGTAATATCAACAACCGAACCCACAACTTCCACTACCCTTCCTTGTTTTTGAATCGGCCTTAACATGACTAGGCATGTTTTCTCTCTATCTGGATACGTCAGCTCGTACGTAACCTCTTTGCCTTTCCATGCCTCTTCATAGCAGAAAACCGCCTTCTGACTACGTCCTTCTTTAACAACTGCCACAGCGTTCTGGTTTATCACCTCTTCTGGAGCAATACCGATGCAGTTAGGCAATTGTCCTCCGTAAAGAGTATGATGATATCTTTTATTTTTCTTTCTGAACTTAAAAATATATCCCTGATGCTCCCGTATCGTATCCAGCAACTCCTGTCTTGACGCTTGGAGAAGCCGGAGCTTTCTGTCAGTTCGCAGGAGATATTGCATAAATTTGAATGCAAAAATGGAGCCAGTCGTAAAAGCAAGTCCGTATGCTAAAATAACCTGCTTTAAGATAAGCATTTCATTAGTCAGAATAGCAAATATTGTTACATTTTGTATATAAACATACATTATCATAATGCCGTATTTGATCCTATCGGGCTGGCGCAGATTTGAGAAAAGTCCGCAAATCAAAGCGGTTACAATCAACTGTAAAAACACGAGAAATACTCCACTGTCAAATCCGGTAAATAGGTATTCTATCATTCCGATGATTAAGGCTGCGATCAAAGCAGGCACCCATCCACCATATAAGGCCGCCAGCATCACGGGGATATGCCGTAAATCGATGTAAAACAGTTCGATTTTCCAAACATAGAATCCGACCAATGCCGTTCCTATTACCCCATACACCACTCCAAGAACCATTCGTTTCCGAATGGGTGAAGCAGCGTTTATATCGTCACTTTTAACGCACTGCTGCCCTATAAATAGAAGAGAAAGCATAATAGCCAAATTGACAAAGAGTTCGCGTAACATTAGAAAAGATATCCTTCCGTGTAAAATTGCGGATTGATTTTTGCCTACACTTCTATACAATAACACAGGAGTATTTTGCGCTCCTAGAGTTATAACACAACTTTTTGCTTGATTCCGCGTTAGTTTTTTTAATAAACAAAAGACGCGGTTTGCCTGAAAGCAAAGTCCGCGTCTTTTGTTCGTGTTCATCGTTTCACTTTATCCCGCCTTAGCAGGCAGTAATCCCCTCACCTCAAGACTTGGAGAAAACGAGGAAGTATATGTGGAGAATAAACTGCCTCTAAAGGTCCGATATGTTCAACTAACACTCAGTGCAGGATGAAACCCTCCCCACTCAGTGAAGTTTCACCTTATCGAACCCAACCGTGCACAATCGGGTAATGGAACGGCTTTTCCTGCAATGCCCGAATAATTCCTTTAATCGGATAATAGATAGCAATAATCGAAAAAATCGGTACGAGAACAAAGCCGATGAGCACAATCATCAGGAAGGAGGAAATCGCAATCGCTACCCCCATTAAGATATGGAATAGCAACGCCTCCATCGCTTTTTCTTTAATATATGGCTGATCAGATAGAAAATAAAACAGCAACGGTACGAGAACGGGCGCAAAAAATGTACTCCCATGGATAACGATGCAAGCTGGTTTCGGATTCATAAGGATATCCCCCTTAGCTTTCTTCTCTTTTCATACTATTTTATACGCAGGAAAACAGCCTGCGTTTCAATTTTAACCAAATTATTGTAAAATATAAGTACCTCAAAATCACCCTCAGGAGGAATGACAATGATTACATGCGAAACATGTGGGAGGACGAATCAGGGTCAGGAAGTGGGCCAGCATTGGATTTGTGGGGATTGTAAGGTAGCCGAGACAACTGAGGCATCAAAAGCACAGGCACAACAAATAAAAGACACAAGAAATGTACACTGACTAACTATAACAAAAGAGCCCCTATACAGAGGCTCTTTTTCTTTATTCAAACAAATGCAATCTGCGAATCCGTTCCGCCGCTTCTTCAAGACGTGGCTCCTCAACAAGCAGGCCGACACGCACATAGCCTTCGCCCTGTTCACCGAAGCCGATGCCCGGTGCCACCGCTACCTGCGCTTCATTCAGCAAGACATCTGCAAATGAAGAGGAAGTATAGCCCGCAGGTACCGGAAGCCAGGCAAAGAAGGAGCCAGGCGTCGGCTGCGCTTTCCACCCAATCCGATGCAGGGCATTATACAGCGTATTGCGGCGTGATTCGTACATCGCGCATAAATCATATACACATTGCTGCGATGCAGTCAGCGCTTCAACAGAGGCCATCTGAACGGCGCCGAACAAGCTTACAAAATAATGATCTTGATACAGATTAATCAACCGTACAACCTCGGGATTTCCGAGAGCGAATCCAACGCGCCACCCCGCCATATTGTATGATTTGGACAGCGTATAGACCTCAATACCAACATCTTTCGCATCTGGATGAGACAGGAAACTAGGAGGAGTTACACCGTCAAAACCAATCGCGCCATAGGCGTAGTCATGAATCAGCAAAACTTCATTGTCACGGCAAAATTTTACTGCTTCTTCAATGAATGCACGCGGCGCCACCGCGCCGGTTGGATTGTTCGGATAGTTAAGGAACATCATTTTCGCCCGCTGTGCCACGTCTGGGGCAATTTGCGTAAAATCCGGAAGAAATCCGTTCTCTTCACGAAGCGGCATCATTTCCATTACGCCACCCGCCATGGCAACGCCGGACCAGTAATCCGGATATCCAGGGTCCGGCACGAGGCAAACATCACCTGGATTGAGGAAA
Protein-coding sequences here:
- a CDS encoding MmcQ/YjbR family DNA-binding protein; the encoded protein is MEYGEIRAYCLGKQGAVETFPFRDDVAVMKVGDKMFALLSQRDGTLHISLKCEPDVNEVLREQYAAIKPGYHLNKRHWNTVELDGTVPVEEVIGMVDRSYNLVFKSLKKAEREAICTS
- a CDS encoding PAS domain S-box protein, which codes for MLRELFVNLAIMLSLLFIGQQCVKSDDINAASPIRKRMVLGVVYGVIGTALVGFYVWKIELFYIDLRHIPVMLAALYGGWVPALIAALIIGMIEYLFTGFDSGVFLVFLQLIVTALICGLFSNLRQPDRIKYGIMIMYVYIQNVTIFAILTNEMLILKQVILAYGLAFTTGSIFAFKFMQYLLRTDRKLRLLQASRQELLDTIREHQGYIFKFRKKNKRYHHTLYGGQLPNCIGIAPEEVINQNAVAVVKEGRSQKAVFCYEEAWKGKEVTYELTYPDREKTCLVMLRPIQKQGRVVEVVGSVVDITDKKAAQKELKASEAKYRLITENTLDLIALWDKSGKVTYVSPSHNACLGYDSEYLQGQLKTEIFHPDDVKSIVGQVKKLIATREPFTLEYRVRHAEGYWLTLEATTMPVLNEEKEVTNFVVIARDVTERKQAEERLRFTEKLLAVGELAAGVAHEIRNPLTTLKGFVQFMREGHRDDTYFTLMESELERIELITNEFLLLAKPQAYELKPLKVDVLMENVTVLLVAQANLFGIELKMKFERDLPIVMCEENLLKQVFVNLIKNAIEAMPDGGEIVIEVKRSGDESIRILVHDQGCGIEAERISKLGEPFYSLKEKGTGLGLMVCFKIIKEHHGSIHFSSEVGKGTTVEIVLPIRK
- a CDS encoding DUF4870 domain-containing protein; the protein is MNPKPACIVIHGSTFFAPVLVPLLFYFLSDQPYIKEKAMEALLFHILMGVAIAISSFLMIVLIGFVLVPIFSIIAIYYPIKGIIRALQEKPFHYPIVHGWVR
- a CDS encoding pyridoxal phosphate-dependent aminotransferase codes for the protein MRFQPSEAMNRLPVQFFSGLTGKVQKQVEAGYDVINLGQGNPDKPTPSHIVAALQREAENPLNHKYSPFQGRKELKEAIAYWYKQERGVQLNPETEVAILFGGKAGLVELSNIFLNPGDVCLVPDPGYPDYWSGVAMAGGVMEMMPLREENGFLPDFTQIAPDVAQRAKMMFLNYPNNPTGAVAPRAFIEEAVKFCRDNEVLLIHDYAYGAIGFDGVTPPSFLSHPDAKDVGIEVYTLSKSYNMAGWRVGFALGNPEVVRLINLYQDHYFVSLFGAVQMASVEALTASQQCVYDLCAMYESRRNTLYNALHRIGWKAQPTPGSFFAWLPVPAGYTSSSFADVLLNEAQVAVAPGIGFGEQGEGYVRVGLLVEEPRLEEAAERIRRLHLFE